One segment of Desulfosudis oleivorans Hxd3 DNA contains the following:
- a CDS encoding DUF401 family protein: MNFVFTIPALVKIAVIFAAIVLLIRKKISLASAFLAGALLVALFFMLPLRASATAVFNGLFHPKTISLCIIVALIIVFSSSMEQYGQLRRLLTSFQGLVRSPRLNLSIFPALIGLLPMPGGAVFSAPMVKEIGNRSGLSGATLSYINYWFRHIWEYWWPMYPGILLATVLADINLPLFMGLMFPLTLVVMRIGWLPVGKFNLTAPPPHPDGRPPVKPFLKEIAPILVVIGAGLLIGWLVSLGFPKLSVAKETGLVVSLCAGIFLVWRANRIPWKDRRAIMISPQVFKIVYMVVAIMIFKEVLYDSGAVDAVSMELVGLGIPLALICAVLPFIVGLLTGITIAFVGSAFPILISLITSQDQAHLMIPYFMLALSCGFAGVLLSPLHLCLLLSNSYFKTSLQPVYRLLWRPCIYLVVCSVLYFLLVRWALPWG; encoded by the coding sequence ATGAACTTTGTTTTTACGATTCCCGCGCTGGTAAAAATAGCCGTGATTTTTGCGGCCATTGTCCTTCTGATCCGAAAAAAGATATCCCTGGCATCCGCCTTTCTGGCCGGGGCACTGCTGGTGGCCCTGTTTTTTATGCTGCCGCTCAGGGCCTCGGCTACGGCGGTGTTTAACGGCCTGTTCCACCCCAAAACCATCAGCCTCTGCATCATCGTGGCCCTGATCATCGTGTTCAGCAGCAGCATGGAACAGTACGGCCAGTTGCGCCGTCTGCTCACGTCTTTCCAGGGGCTGGTGCGAAGCCCGCGGCTCAACCTGTCGATCTTTCCCGCCTTAATCGGCCTGCTGCCCATGCCGGGCGGCGCCGTGTTTTCAGCGCCCATGGTCAAGGAGATCGGCAACCGGTCCGGTCTGTCCGGTGCCACCCTGAGCTACATCAACTACTGGTTCCGGCATATCTGGGAATACTGGTGGCCCATGTATCCCGGCATTCTGCTGGCCACGGTGCTGGCCGACATCAACCTGCCCCTGTTCATGGGGCTGATGTTCCCGCTGACCCTGGTGGTCATGCGAATCGGGTGGCTGCCGGTGGGTAAATTCAACCTGACCGCGCCGCCGCCCCATCCCGACGGCAGGCCGCCGGTGAAACCCTTTTTAAAAGAGATTGCTCCCATCCTGGTGGTGATCGGTGCCGGGCTGCTGATCGGCTGGCTGGTCTCCCTGGGGTTTCCCAAACTCTCCGTGGCCAAGGAGACCGGCCTGGTGGTTTCCCTGTGCGCGGGGATTTTTCTTGTGTGGCGGGCCAACCGCATTCCGTGGAAAGACCGTCGGGCCATCATGATCAGCCCCCAGGTCTTTAAAATCGTTTACATGGTGGTGGCCATCATGATCTTCAAGGAGGTGCTGTACGACAGCGGCGCCGTAGATGCCGTCTCAATGGAGCTGGTCGGCCTTGGGATCCCCCTGGCCCTGATTTGCGCGGTACTGCCGTTTATCGTGGGCCTGCTCACGGGCATCACCATCGCGTTCGTGGGCAGCGCCTTTCCCATCCTGATCTCCCTGATCACGTCACAGGACCAGGCCCACCTCATGATTCCCTACTTCATGCTGGCCCTCTCCTGCGGGTTTGCCGGCGTGCTGCTCTCCCCCCTGCACCTCTGCCTGCTGCTCTCCAACTCCTATTTCAAGACCTCGCTGCAACCGGTCTATCGGCTCCTGTGGCGGCCCTGCATCTATCTTGTGGTCTGTTCGGTGCTTTATTTTCTGCTGGTGCGGTGGGCCCTTCCCTGGGGCTAA
- a CDS encoding amidase: MTSHKQVSAFCDDIISNMDAVEIARHIAAGEIKASEAVEASILRAEKVNPELNAIVTETFEDALEKAKAPLDNFFYGVPSFIKDNDEVKGFPTLQGSRAVAKVPSPESSEFVRQFLSTGLICLGKTSLPEFGLTATTEPLASGPTRNPWNSDFSTGGSSGGSAALVAAGVVPIAHGNDGGGSIRIPASCCGVVGLKPSRDRLVNMEAGKYLPVNILHEGVLTRTVRDTAYFFHAAEQYYKNPKFPEIGLVEHPGKKRLKIGIFTDSPYSEACDKDIAEAVYSVGKDCERLGHKVEEISCPATKQMGDDFIVYWGMLAFSIKHFGSLFFGKGFDKTKVEPLTSGLSRYFLKKSYKLPLLPLRMMQFTRLYKKILEEYDVLLSPALGHEPPEIGYMGPDLPFEIALERLEKFVPFTPPQNVTGTPAISLPSGHQTSNGLPVAIQFAAGLGQDKTLLELAFEIEEARPWPLIG; the protein is encoded by the coding sequence ATGACAAGTCATAAGCAGGTCAGCGCTTTTTGCGATGACATTATCTCCAATATGGATGCCGTAGAAATTGCCCGCCATATTGCCGCTGGAGAAATAAAAGCATCAGAAGCAGTTGAAGCTTCAATTTTGCGGGCAGAAAAAGTCAACCCCGAACTTAACGCCATTGTGACTGAAACATTCGAAGACGCCCTTGAAAAAGCGAAAGCCCCTCTTGACAATTTTTTTTACGGGGTTCCGTCCTTTATTAAAGATAATGATGAAGTGAAAGGTTTTCCCACGCTGCAGGGCTCGCGGGCTGTGGCCAAGGTGCCTTCGCCTGAATCCAGTGAATTCGTCAGGCAGTTCCTTTCGACCGGGTTAATTTGCCTTGGCAAAACATCATTACCGGAATTTGGTTTAACGGCTACGACGGAACCGTTGGCGTCCGGCCCTACACGAAATCCCTGGAATTCTGATTTTTCCACGGGCGGTTCCTCCGGCGGAAGCGCCGCATTGGTGGCGGCAGGCGTTGTTCCGATTGCTCATGGCAATGACGGCGGCGGCTCCATCAGGATCCCCGCGTCCTGCTGCGGGGTTGTCGGTTTAAAGCCGAGCAGAGACAGGCTGGTAAACATGGAGGCCGGAAAATATCTGCCCGTCAATATCCTGCACGAAGGCGTTCTTACACGCACGGTCCGGGACACGGCCTATTTTTTTCATGCGGCCGAACAATATTACAAAAATCCAAAGTTTCCTGAAATCGGACTTGTTGAGCACCCCGGCAAAAAACGTCTGAAAATCGGTATTTTTACAGATTCGCCGTATAGCGAAGCCTGTGACAAGGATATAGCCGAAGCGGTTTACAGTGTGGGAAAAGACTGTGAGCGCCTGGGGCATAAAGTAGAGGAAATCTCTTGTCCGGCGACAAAACAGATGGGTGATGATTTTATCGTTTACTGGGGGATGTTGGCGTTTTCAATTAAACATTTCGGCAGCCTGTTTTTCGGGAAAGGGTTTGACAAAACAAAAGTGGAACCCCTTACATCCGGTTTGAGCCGGTATTTTTTAAAAAAATCATATAAGCTTCCGCTTTTGCCGCTTCGCATGATGCAGTTTACCCGGCTTTATAAAAAAATTTTGGAAGAATATGATGTGCTTCTGTCTCCCGCCCTGGGGCATGAGCCTCCTGAAATCGGTTATATGGGCCCGGACCTGCCGTTTGAAATTGCGCTTGAAAGGCTTGAAAAATTTGTGCCGTTTACGCCGCCGCAGAACGTTACCGGAACCCCGGCCATTTCATTGCCGTCAGGCCATCAAACGTCAAACGGGCTGCCGGTTGCGATACAATTCGCAGCCGGGCTTGGCCAGGACAAAACCCTGCTGGAACTGGCTTTTGAAATCGAAGAAGCCAGGCCCTGGCCACTTATCGGATAG
- a CDS encoding response regulator, whose translation MVDDEPLQRKLLCEILNTLGYSPVAVQSGDEAVACVQTQSFDLILLDMILSHGINGRQTYERILEMVPRQRAIIISGYTETEDMAAAMGMGAGGFIQKPYTIDKIRQAIETELSR comes from the coding sequence GTGGTGGACGATGAACCGCTTCAGCGGAAATTGCTGTGCGAGATTTTGAACACCCTGGGATATTCTCCCGTGGCGGTTCAGAGCGGCGATGAGGCCGTCGCCTGCGTTCAAACGCAGTCTTTCGACCTGATTCTGCTTGACATGATTCTTTCCCATGGCATAAACGGCCGCCAAACATACGAACGGATCCTGGAAATGGTTCCCAGGCAGAGAGCCATTATTATCAGCGGATATACCGAAACAGAAGATATGGCCGCTGCCATGGGGATGGGGGCGGGTGGTTTTATTCAGAAGCCTTACACCATTGATAAAATCCGCCAGGCCATTGAAACGGAACTGTCTCGATGA
- a CDS encoding molybdopterin-dependent oxidoreductase, with protein MQKTHYAVCNICESTCGLEIVTDGKNIISIKGDRQNPFSRGHICPKAQAHKDIYNDPDRLRHPVRRNGDHWEKISWNEAIREVAGRLVSIQKKHGNDALAFYYGDPALHNNATFLMLKPFKKSLKSKNLYSAISVDSLPKMLVSYLMYGNQVANSIPDIDRTDYMLILGANPLVSNGSLMTASNIKKRLKNIQERGGRIVVIDPRKNETAAIADDHYFIRPGTDALFLLAMLHTIFREGLYNNGNVLSIVKGVDELRELVKPFTPERVSRRVSIPADDIRKLTREFATAESAVCYGRMGISTQEYGSTTTWLMEVVNIVTGNLDRPGGVMFTTPAANLAGIAKLLKETGSFNQHRSRVGGLPEFNGELPVAALAEEMETSGPGQVKALVTLAGNICLSRPNSGRLLRALGNLEYIVSIDIYINETSRHANIILPPACSLEEDHFEAIFYALAVRNIVNYSTSVFPKPVDAKHDWEILLALIAALNSARGFLPSIPGRIMHPFMRVFNPKRQLDLLLRLGPHSLSLKKLKQSPHGIDLGPLEPRVKQVINTPDKKIKLIPENFLKEVERLNKSLDEKLPLEKGALQLIGRRSRKGMNSWLHNCPSLQRGKIECTLLMNPEDARQREFENGQIVKVATSNGSIEIEMETTLEMMPGVVSIPHGWGHDLPGVKLSLAKTRPGVNVNLITNDDLIDKGSGTSVLYGIPVVVTSVEQLKGNL; from the coding sequence ATGCAAAAAACCCATTACGCGGTCTGCAATATCTGCGAGAGCACCTGTGGCCTTGAAATCGTTACTGACGGCAAAAATATAATTTCCATCAAGGGCGACAGGCAGAACCCCTTCAGTCGCGGTCACATCTGCCCCAAAGCCCAGGCGCACAAAGATATATACAATGACCCGGATCGTCTGCGACATCCGGTTCGCCGAAATGGGGATCACTGGGAAAAAATATCCTGGAATGAAGCCATCCGGGAAGTCGCTGGCCGTCTTGTCAGCATTCAGAAAAAACACGGTAATGACGCTCTTGCCTTTTATTATGGAGACCCGGCGCTTCATAACAATGCCACCTTTCTGATGCTGAAGCCGTTTAAAAAATCCCTGAAATCCAAAAATCTGTATTCCGCTATTTCCGTGGATTCTCTTCCCAAGATGCTGGTATCATATCTTATGTACGGCAACCAGGTTGCCAACTCGATTCCTGATATCGATAGAACGGATTACATGCTGATACTGGGTGCCAATCCACTGGTGTCCAATGGAAGCCTGATGACCGCCTCCAACATAAAAAAACGGCTGAAAAATATTCAGGAGCGGGGCGGTCGAATTGTGGTGATAGACCCCAGGAAAAACGAAACCGCTGCTATTGCGGATGATCATTATTTTATCCGTCCCGGAACCGATGCCCTGTTTCTTCTGGCTATGCTTCACACCATTTTCAGAGAGGGGCTGTATAATAATGGGAACGTGCTTTCCATCGTTAAAGGGGTGGATGAATTACGTGAACTGGTGAAACCTTTCACGCCGGAACGCGTGAGCAGACGTGTCAGCATTCCTGCCGACGACATCCGCAAGCTGACCCGGGAATTCGCCACTGCTGAATCAGCCGTTTGTTACGGACGTATGGGTATAAGCACCCAGGAATACGGAAGTACAACCACCTGGTTGATGGAAGTGGTCAATATTGTCACGGGAAATCTGGATCGACCGGGCGGAGTGATGTTTACCACGCCGGCGGCGAACCTGGCCGGCATCGCCAAGCTTCTGAAGGAAACCGGCAGCTTCAACCAGCACCGGAGCCGGGTCGGCGGACTGCCTGAATTCAATGGTGAGCTGCCGGTGGCCGCCCTTGCCGAGGAAATGGAAACTTCCGGTCCCGGGCAGGTCAAAGCGCTGGTGACCCTTGCCGGTAATATCTGTCTGTCCCGGCCCAACAGTGGCCGGTTGCTCAGGGCGCTTGGAAACCTTGAGTACATCGTCTCCATCGACATCTACATCAATGAAACCAGCCGGCACGCCAATATAATATTGCCGCCGGCGTGTTCTCTTGAGGAGGATCACTTTGAAGCGATTTTTTACGCCCTGGCGGTTCGCAACATTGTAAATTACTCAACCTCCGTGTTCCCGAAACCAGTGGATGCCAAGCATGACTGGGAAATACTCCTTGCCCTCATCGCCGCCTTAAACAGTGCGCGTGGTTTTTTGCCCTCGATTCCCGGACGCATTATGCACCCATTCATGCGCGTATTTAATCCCAAAAGACAGCTGGACCTTCTGCTTCGCCTCGGCCCCCATTCGCTGTCCCTTAAAAAGCTGAAACAATCACCCCACGGTATTGACCTGGGTCCGCTTGAGCCAAGGGTCAAACAGGTAATTAATACGCCTGACAAAAAAATAAAACTGATTCCCGAAAATTTCCTGAAAGAAGTTGAAAGACTAAATAAAAGTTTGGACGAAAAATTGCCCCTGGAAAAAGGAGCGTTACAACTCATCGGGCGACGTTCGCGTAAAGGAATGAATTCCTGGCTTCACAACTGCCCGAGCCTTCAACGGGGAAAAATCGAATGCACCCTTCTGATGAATCCCGAGGACGCCCGGCAACGCGAATTTGAAAACGGTCAAATCGTGAAAGTTGCCACATCCAACGGCAGTATTGAAATCGAGATGGAAACAACCCTTGAGATGATGCCGGGGGTTGTCAGTATCCCCCATGGCTGGGGACATGACCTTCCGGGTGTAAAATTATCACTGGCCAAGACCAGACCCGGGGTCAATGTAAACCTGATCACCAATGATGATTTGATTGACAAAGGGTCGGGTACGTCCGTGCTCTATGGAATTCCGGTGGTCGTGACGTCTGTTGAACAATTAAAAGGGAACCTATGA
- a CDS encoding GGDEF domain-containing protein, whose protein sequence is MADPDKNNSLTPATEGSIEHSWLSNPLDWPHIDRMILLVLLVMFSPVFIGGVLLVAYLVSPEWFDRSIVIALLSLYGFVFVLLLYFILAAFHRRRQKSSWPLMENIMFGSYVVIVCAGSWFTGTYYTFGALFLFFGASISSSLADIRKVRLAYLASFGALVAFIVMDSSGMFRHAPLFTRIPLHPDGSPLPVWFGVQVFITVSLTIMLYITIVTFKRWGVREDVYRKMSTVDGLTRLTNRRTFIERSEKELSSGQRRPSSHISCIMIDIDHFKAINDTYGHAAGDKVLVKIATILTEKARPTDEVGRYGGEEFAMLLPATTLAGAVKVAERQRASIANAEIIVDGNIIQVTASFGVASCPSDDIDNINELLKTADVALYEAKRAGRNRVVAAAGEK, encoded by the coding sequence ATGGCTGATCCTGATAAAAACAATTCTTTAACGCCGGCAACCGAAGGCTCGATTGAGCACAGCTGGCTGTCCAATCCCCTGGACTGGCCCCACATTGACCGTATGATACTGCTCGTCCTGCTGGTAATGTTCTCCCCGGTCTTCATTGGCGGGGTGCTTCTGGTCGCCTATCTTGTTTCGCCCGAATGGTTTGACAGGTCGATCGTCATTGCATTGCTGTCACTGTATGGGTTTGTCTTCGTACTGCTACTCTACTTCATCCTGGCGGCCTTTCACCGGCGCCGGCAAAAATCCAGCTGGCCACTGATGGAAAACATTATGTTCGGCTCTTATGTCGTCATCGTTTGTGCCGGGTCCTGGTTCACCGGAACGTATTACACCTTCGGCGCGCTGTTTCTTTTTTTTGGTGCCAGCATTTCTTCTTCGCTGGCGGATATCCGTAAAGTTCGGCTGGCATATTTGGCTTCCTTCGGGGCGCTGGTTGCCTTCATCGTTATGGACAGCAGCGGGATGTTTCGCCACGCGCCGCTCTTCACTCGCATTCCGCTTCATCCGGACGGATCGCCGCTACCGGTCTGGTTCGGCGTGCAGGTGTTTATAACGGTTTCCCTGACAATTATGCTTTATATCACCATCGTGACTTTCAAGCGCTGGGGCGTCCGGGAAGACGTCTACCGAAAAATGTCCACAGTTGACGGGCTGACCCGACTGACCAACCGCAGAACCTTTATTGAACGCAGCGAAAAAGAGTTGTCCAGCGGCCAGCGACGCCCATCGTCCCATATTTCCTGTATCATGATAGACATCGATCACTTCAAGGCCATAAACGATACTTACGGCCATGCTGCCGGTGACAAGGTGCTGGTAAAAATCGCGACGATCCTGACGGAAAAGGCCCGGCCAACCGACGAGGTCGGCCGCTACGGCGGGGAGGAGTTCGCGATGCTGCTGCCAGCCACAACACTGGCCGGCGCGGTCAAGGTGGCCGAGCGTCAGCGGGCCAGTATCGCGAATGCGGAAATTATTGTCGATGGCAATATCATCCAGGTAACCGCCAGTTTTGGTGTCGCCAGTTGCCCTTCAGACGATATTGATAATATCAACGAACTGCTTAAGACGGCCGATGTAGCCCTTTACGAGGCCAAGCGGGCCGGACGTAACCGGGTTGTGGCCGCGGCCGGTGAAAAATAG
- a CDS encoding sensor histidine kinase, translating into MNKSEETRIDQLIRHMMRIARGDYEDRLTVSDRNDELDALTIAVKMMTDDIKASIEEIKDLQEKVHRLKKMEALGLLAGGVAHDLNNILSGILTYPELLLMDTALSEKTRNGLEVIRGAAVRAAAVVNDLMSLARGIDSEKSPLVLNDMIDEFLLTPEFIRIRDAAHGIRIQADLEPGLRHINASKISMFKLLLNFVMNAVEAVDGEGDIIICTKNLHLYTPLSGYELIEKGEYVVLTVSDTGSGISPDQLERIFEPFYSTKIMGKSGTGLGLTIVWNIIRDHQG; encoded by the coding sequence ATGAACAAGAGTGAAGAAACAAGAATTGATCAGCTGATCCGGCATATGATGCGGATCGCCCGGGGCGATTATGAAGACCGCCTGACCGTGTCGGACCGGAACGATGAACTGGATGCGCTTACCATCGCCGTGAAAATGATGACGGATGACATCAAGGCATCCATCGAGGAAATCAAGGACCTCCAGGAGAAAGTGCACCGGCTGAAAAAGATGGAAGCCCTGGGCCTTCTGGCCGGGGGCGTGGCCCACGATTTGAATAATATCCTGTCCGGCATTCTGACCTATCCTGAACTGCTGCTTATGGACACCGCCCTCTCCGAAAAAACAAGAAATGGCCTGGAAGTCATCCGGGGGGCGGCGGTACGGGCAGCCGCCGTTGTCAATGACCTGATGAGTCTCGCCAGAGGAATCGACTCGGAGAAGAGCCCTCTGGTGTTGAACGACATGATTGACGAATTTTTACTGACCCCTGAATTTATCCGCATCCGTGATGCCGCCCACGGTATCCGGATCCAGGCCGATCTGGAACCCGGGCTCAGGCATATCAATGCCTCGAAAATAAGCATGTTCAAGCTGCTGTTAAATTTCGTCATGAACGCCGTGGAAGCCGTGGACGGGGAAGGGGATATCATTATTTGCACGAAAAATCTCCATCTGTATACCCCCCTATCCGGTTATGAACTGATTGAAAAGGGAGAATATGTGGTTCTGACGGTCTCCGACACCGGTTCCGGTATTTCTCCAGACCAGCTGGAGCGCATCTTCGAGCCGTTTTACTCAACGAAGATCATGGGGAAGAGCGGGACGGGGCTGGGGTTGACGATTGTATGGAACATCATCCGGGATCACCAGGGGTAA
- a CDS encoding dynamin family protein: MNKAEKSDASMYTENYIRSLQAELLELVENRMTPIALRYGYSDSPLESKIKWRPLVLIIGNYSSGKSTLINDFLGADIQATGQAPTDDSFTVLTCDETALDEDGIRVTEHRDGKYLLANQEFPFEGMKRHGQQFASHFCLKKVNSPFLKNFAIIDTPGMLDSITERDRGYNYQEVVGDLAHIADLVLVMFDPHKAGTVREAHISLRDTLPAHTFEDRVLFVLNRIDECASLTDLLRVYGTLCWNLSQITGRKDIPPIRLTYSQRAAAQAGANGRRPETAAYLSLLENQRDELKTALMQAPRYHLDHLATFLETHSERLSLILETLLAYGKKRRGALARFSLAGLLVSLVAGAGAGMGLLQGGLLPLSPLLYSAGGIGAALVFVLWMTVARRYFMARFHARQTAAAGTLVPLENQYRKETWQAVKTVVTGFLQKTGGRFSLGTVGYEHGVIKEIEEAETKEIREALNEIAAMKNSPPFNPSLAYQAFLEKNKGSA, from the coding sequence ATGAACAAAGCGGAAAAAAGCGACGCCTCCATGTACACGGAGAATTACATTCGCTCGCTTCAGGCCGAACTGCTGGAGCTGGTGGAAAACCGGATGACGCCCATCGCCCTGCGCTACGGGTACAGCGACTCGCCCCTGGAGTCCAAAATCAAGTGGCGGCCCCTGGTGCTGATCATCGGCAACTACTCCTCGGGCAAATCCACCCTGATCAACGATTTTCTGGGCGCCGACATTCAGGCCACAGGCCAGGCCCCCACCGACGACTCGTTCACCGTTCTGACCTGCGACGAAACCGCCCTGGACGAGGACGGCATCCGTGTCACCGAACACCGGGACGGCAAATACCTGCTGGCCAACCAGGAGTTTCCTTTTGAAGGCATGAAGCGGCACGGCCAGCAATTTGCCTCCCATTTCTGTCTGAAAAAGGTCAACTCCCCGTTTCTGAAAAACTTTGCCATCATCGATACGCCGGGCATGCTGGACAGCATCACCGAACGGGACCGGGGCTACAACTACCAGGAGGTGGTAGGGGACCTGGCCCATATCGCCGACCTGGTGCTGGTGATGTTTGACCCGCACAAGGCCGGCACCGTGCGCGAGGCCCACATCAGCCTGCGGGACACCCTGCCGGCCCATACCTTTGAGGACCGGGTGCTGTTTGTTTTAAACCGCATCGACGAGTGCGCATCGCTCACCGACCTACTGAGGGTTTACGGCACCCTCTGTTGGAACCTCTCCCAGATCACCGGGCGCAAGGACATTCCACCCATCCGTCTCACCTACTCCCAAAGGGCAGCGGCACAGGCCGGCGCCAACGGCAGGCGGCCGGAGACGGCTGCCTATCTTTCCCTGCTGGAAAACCAGCGGGACGAACTGAAGACAGCCCTGATGCAGGCCCCGCGTTACCACCTGGATCACCTGGCCACCTTTTTAGAGACCCACAGCGAACGTCTCTCTTTGATCCTTGAGACCCTGCTGGCCTATGGGAAAAAACGCAGGGGGGCACTGGCCCGGTTTTCGCTGGCAGGGCTGCTGGTATCGCTGGTGGCCGGCGCCGGCGCCGGGATGGGCCTGCTGCAAGGCGGGCTTCTGCCCCTGTCGCCCCTGCTGTACAGCGCAGGCGGCATCGGCGCGGCCCTGGTCTTTGTTCTCTGGATGACCGTGGCGCGACGCTATTTTATGGCCCGCTTCCACGCCCGCCAGACCGCGGCGGCCGGCACCCTGGTGCCCCTGGAGAACCAGTACCGCAAAGAGACCTGGCAGGCGGTCAAGACGGTGGTGACCGGCTTTCTGCAAAAAACCGGAGGCCGTTTTTCTCTGGGAACAGTGGGTTATGAACACGGCGTCATCAAGGAAATTGAGGAAGCGGAGACAAAAGAGATCCGGGAGGCCCTCAATGAAATCGCCGCCATGAAAAACAGCCCGCCCTTCAACCCCTCCCTGGCCTACCAGGCGTTTCTTGAAAAAAACAAAGGCTCCGCCTGA
- a CDS encoding SpoIIAA family protein: protein MINQISDREFWAGKHHYLIGDDNIFYVTLNGDADDEMGIEIDRMINRMVEDIDGEIDLLIDLNRAGKTSSRSRKFFKAFTETGKCRKVALFGMHPVSMVIASFVMGVSRNNDMKFFKTREDAMKWLRHT, encoded by the coding sequence ATGATCAATCAAATCAGCGATCGGGAGTTTTGGGCGGGGAAACATCACTACCTTATCGGCGACGATAACATTTTTTATGTTACCCTGAATGGCGATGCCGACGATGAAATGGGTATTGAAATTGACCGTATGATCAATCGTATGGTTGAGGATATTGACGGTGAGATTGATTTGCTGATCGATCTTAACCGCGCGGGGAAAACGTCTTCCAGGTCGAGAAAGTTTTTCAAGGCCTTTACCGAGACGGGCAAATGCCGAAAGGTCGCCCTTTTCGGAATGCATCCCGTGTCCATGGTCATCGCTTCGTTTGTCATGGGTGTTTCGAGAAACAATGACATGAAATTTTTCAAAACCCGGGAAGACGCCATGAAATGGCTCAGGCATACGTGA
- a CDS encoding tetratricopeptide repeat protein — protein sequence MKNSAFNLTLRVIVVIVMLCAASPVLGEYDWDIKTPIPSYDPLWDTFSVMWENRWEGENTDEMISLLEKLETKYSDRIEPCLFLGRCYYIKGLHQLSERHNFNKIAETYAVKAYKIDNDNFHAFFLLLNALSSREDYNYIMSNYGEWIHAMSPLKELAALPDLPPSEAWHEARKNWEQKHDIAHLRIAIKQIEAIAKKNPNDGLSQLWACQAYYKLGDYYMQQGEHKKMGVPNYQIAMEYAEKALKLMPYSVEAHYWYQLSLSRKIQVANIFTKALYLNTLMDHLIFCIQENALYEFGGPVDCVATMIVEGGWVCEKAMDMAGFNMNIIINMLQTNQILFPDNTYNAYITAVLMDNENREQEALAVLEELLKKGPPAPDHPNRNNALYIHAYNLSNALHEKLVSEIKS from the coding sequence ATGAAAAATTCAGCTTTTAATCTCACATTGCGCGTTATTGTGGTTATCGTGATGCTTTGTGCCGCGTCTCCGGTTTTGGGAGAATATGATTGGGATATAAAAACGCCAATCCCCTCTTACGACCCTCTGTGGGATACCTTCAGCGTCATGTGGGAAAACCGCTGGGAAGGCGAAAACACTGACGAAATGATCTCCCTTCTTGAAAAACTTGAAACAAAATACAGCGACAGGATTGAACCCTGCCTTTTTCTTGGCAGGTGTTACTACATAAAGGGCCTTCACCAATTAAGTGAACGGCACAATTTCAATAAAATCGCTGAAACATATGCGGTAAAAGCATATAAAATAGACAATGATAATTTCCATGCCTTTTTCCTGCTTTTAAATGCACTAAGCAGCCGTGAGGACTACAATTATATCATGTCCAATTATGGTGAATGGATTCATGCGATGAGTCCTCTCAAAGAACTAGCCGCTCTGCCTGATCTGCCTCCATCAGAAGCGTGGCATGAGGCCAGGAAAAATTGGGAACAGAAGCACGATATTGCTCATCTTCGAATAGCCATCAAACAGATTGAAGCCATTGCAAAGAAGAACCCCAACGACGGCCTTTCACAACTATGGGCATGCCAGGCATACTACAAGCTGGGTGATTATTATATGCAGCAGGGCGAGCATAAAAAAATGGGCGTTCCAAACTACCAGATCGCCATGGAATATGCAGAGAAGGCCCTTAAATTAATGCCCTATAGTGTAGAGGCGCATTACTGGTACCAGCTTTCCCTTTCCAGAAAGATACAGGTCGCGAACATTTTTACTAAAGCCTTGTATTTAAACACACTAATGGATCATTTGATTTTTTGCATTCAGGAAAATGCCTTGTATGAATTTGGTGGCCCGGTAGATTGCGTTGCAACCATGATTGTGGAAGGTGGATGGGTATGCGAAAAAGCCATGGACATGGCTGGATTCAACATGAATATAATTATCAACATGCTTCAAACCAACCAAATCCTGTTTCCGGATAACACTTACAATGCCTATATTACCGCGGTGCTCATGGATAACGAGAACCGAGAACAGGAAGCCCTTGCAGTATTGGAAGAATTGTTAAAGAAAGGGCCGCCGGCGCCTGATCATCCAAACAGAAACAATGCACTTTATATACATGCATACAACTTGTCCAATGCATTGCATGAAAAACTGGTTTCAGAAATTAAATCCTGA
- the yhbY gene encoding ribosome assembly RNA-binding protein YhbY, giving the protein MTQLKGFQRKYLRELAHSLKPVVSIGQKGITDAVIRTIDEALDTHELIKLKLLAFKEKDQKKEIIERIEVENKCEVAGTIGHTAILFRQHQDPEKRKITLP; this is encoded by the coding sequence ATGACGCAGTTAAAGGGGTTTCAACGAAAATATTTAAGAGAGCTTGCTCACAGCCTTAAGCCGGTGGTGTCAATTGGTCAAAAAGGAATAACAGATGCAGTTATTCGAACAATCGATGAAGCCCTTGATACCCATGAACTTATAAAATTAAAGTTGCTTGCTTTTAAAGAAAAAGATCAAAAAAAAGAGATCATCGAACGTATTGAAGTCGAGAATAAATGTGAGGTAGCCGGAACCATCGGCCACACGGCGATTCTCTTCAGGCAGCACCAGGATCCTGAAAAACGAAAGATCACTCTCCCCTGA